A section of the Platichthys flesus chromosome 22, fPlaFle2.1, whole genome shotgun sequence genome encodes:
- the gckr gene encoding glucokinase regulatory protein isoform X2 translates to MLLVNSCDKIQSSFNRELQRLNQGLVYSYIIAGGDRALLSSHEAPEDDPMLGMLSLKKVCEGKKRVLFIGISCGLSAPFVAGQLDLCLQHPEIYTPVLLGFNPVHQAKDEPIPGCTFTFGSVVGRMQDLVKTREAFLVNPAVGPEAISGSSRMKGGSATKILLDVILSAAHAATFTNTPVTHKGIVQHMREYEKTVDVTYAQSEGISALVEAAGLSLRCGRLVCYLGWGSLAVLGLIDASECNPTFGADSEDIRGFVSGGFEQLHNNEGPLTSLGRQFCISHQDFQRLVLPHLSDQDTVLLLYTHCDDVGDVVKVARAVRARTSNLHAVYHHTDGDTAAAGQQDDINKLCLSTLKITWPSSASESLVHMQWELSTKLVLNAVSTGAHILKGKIYQNHMIDVQVTNSKLYRRATRLLQKLSGRPESRCEEFLLRAIYRADELTGDITSSDITAQTNAARDRTTVVPLALVCLLTGCSVSEAEAHLEQQPIIREAVEACLS, encoded by the exons ATGCTCCTCGTGAACAGCTGTGATAAGATTCAA TCAAGCTTCAACAGAGAGCTTCAGAGGCTGAACCAGGGTTTGGTCTACTCCTACATCATcgcaggaggagacag AGCTTTACTTTCCTCACATGAAGCTCCTGAGGATGACCCCATGTTGGGCATGCTCAGTCTGAAGAAG GTGTGTGAGGGAAAGAAGCGAGTCTTGTTCATCGGCATTTCCTGTGGATTATCA GCTCCCTTTGTGGCAGGTCAGCTGGATCTCTGCCTGCAGCACCCAGAGATCTACACTCCTGTGCTGCTCGGCTTCAACCCTGTGCATCAAGCCAA GGATGAGCCCATACCCGGCTGCACATTCACATTTGGCAGTGTGGTTGGACGGATGCAGGATCTAGTCAAAACTCGAGAGGCCTTCCTCGTCAACCCGGCGGTCGGG cccGAAGCCATCAGCGGCTCCTCCAGGATGAAGGGTGGCAGCGCTACTAAGATCCTCCTGGACGTTATCTTGTCTGCTGCTCATGCTGCGACCTTCACCAACACGCCCGTCACACACAA GGGAATCGTGCAGCACATGAGAGAATATGAGAAAACTGTGGATGTCACATACGCTCAGAGCGAAGGGATAAGTGCTCTGGTGGAAGCGGCTGGACTCAG tttgcgGTGTGGAAGGCTTGTGTGTTACCTGGGCTGGGGCTCCCTGGCTGTGCTGGGCCTCATCGATGCCAGTGAGTGTAACCCCACGTTCGGAGCAG actctGAAGATATCCGCGGCTTCGTGAGTGGAGGATTCGAGCAGCTGCACAACAATGAAGGTCCCTTAACGTCACTG GGTCGTCAGTTCTGCATCTCACACCAGGATTTCCAACGTTTGGTTCTGCCTCACCTCAGTGACCAGGACACTGTTCTCCTTCTCTACACCCACTGCG ACGATGTCGGTGACGTGGTGAAAGTGGCCCGAGCGGTGAGAGCGAGGACGTCCAACCTCCACGCTGTTTATCACCACACTGATggagacactgctgctgctggacaacaa GATGACATCAATAAGCTGTGTTTATCTACACTGAAAATCACTTGGCCGTCATCTGCCTCTGAGAGCTTAGTTCACATG cAGTGGGAGCTGTCCACCAAGCTGGTGCTGAACGCTGTGAGCACCGGAGCTCACATCCTAAAGGGGAAGATTTACCAGAACCACATGATCGACGTGCAGGTCACCAACAGCAAACTGTACCGCAGAGCCACACGTCTACTCCAG AAACTGTCTGGTCGTCCTGAGTCCAGGTGCGAGGAGTTTCTCTTGAGGGCAATCTACCGAGCTGACGAGCTGACAGGTGACATCACATCCTCTGACATCACCGCTCAAACCAACGCAGCCAGAGACAGGACCACG GTTGTCCCCCTGGCTTTGGTCTGCCTGCTGACTGGCTGCTCTGTCTCGGAGGCGGAGGCTCATTTGGAACAACAGCCAATCATAAGGGAGGCAGTGGAGGCGTGTCTCTCATGA
- the gckr gene encoding glucokinase regulatory protein isoform X1 has product MEASDWTRCLSTVGEWESPDYEPSLPVSEKSNPLTRDIDRAPAAGIVRTLQACDAQMFQEETEETYQRLFSDQVVKTVMEVAQRVELILKDPRGSLVVLSGCGTSGRMAFLTASSFNRELQRLNQGLVYSYIIAGGDRALLSSHEAPEDDPMLGMLSLKKVCEGKKRVLFIGISCGLSAPFVAGQLDLCLQHPEIYTPVLLGFNPVHQAKDEPIPGCTFTFGSVVGRMQDLVKTREAFLVNPAVGPEAISGSSRMKGGSATKILLDVILSAAHAATFTNTPVTHKGIVQHMREYEKTVDVTYAQSEGISALVEAAGLSLRCGRLVCYLGWGSLAVLGLIDASECNPTFGADSEDIRGFVSGGFEQLHNNEGPLTSLGRQFCISHQDFQRLVLPHLSDQDTVLLLYTHCDDVGDVVKVARAVRARTSNLHAVYHHTDGDTAAAGQQDDINKLCLSTLKITWPSSASESLVHMQWELSTKLVLNAVSTGAHILKGKIYQNHMIDVQVTNSKLYRRATRLLQKLSGRPESRCEEFLLRAIYRADELTGDITSSDITAQTNAARDRTTVVPLALVCLLTGCSVSEAEAHLEQQPIIREAVEACLS; this is encoded by the exons ATGGAGGCGTCAGACTGGACTCGTTGTCTCTCTACTGTGGGTGAATGGGAG TCTCCAGATTATGAgccatcacttcctgtttcggAGAAGTCCAATCCCCTGACGCGGGACATCGACCGAGCTCCAGCCGCTGGCATCGTGAGGACGTTACAGGCCTGTGACGCCCAAATGTTccaggaagagacagaggaaaccTACCAG AGGCTTTTCAGTGACCAAGTGGTGAAAACTGTGATGGAGGTTGCACAGAGGGTGGAGCTCATCCTCAAG GATCCTCGGGGCAGCCTCGTTGTCCTGAGTGGATGTGGGACTTCTGGTCGAATGGCTTTTCTCACGGCG TCAAGCTTCAACAGAGAGCTTCAGAGGCTGAACCAGGGTTTGGTCTACTCCTACATCATcgcaggaggagacag AGCTTTACTTTCCTCACATGAAGCTCCTGAGGATGACCCCATGTTGGGCATGCTCAGTCTGAAGAAG GTGTGTGAGGGAAAGAAGCGAGTCTTGTTCATCGGCATTTCCTGTGGATTATCA GCTCCCTTTGTGGCAGGTCAGCTGGATCTCTGCCTGCAGCACCCAGAGATCTACACTCCTGTGCTGCTCGGCTTCAACCCTGTGCATCAAGCCAA GGATGAGCCCATACCCGGCTGCACATTCACATTTGGCAGTGTGGTTGGACGGATGCAGGATCTAGTCAAAACTCGAGAGGCCTTCCTCGTCAACCCGGCGGTCGGG cccGAAGCCATCAGCGGCTCCTCCAGGATGAAGGGTGGCAGCGCTACTAAGATCCTCCTGGACGTTATCTTGTCTGCTGCTCATGCTGCGACCTTCACCAACACGCCCGTCACACACAA GGGAATCGTGCAGCACATGAGAGAATATGAGAAAACTGTGGATGTCACATACGCTCAGAGCGAAGGGATAAGTGCTCTGGTGGAAGCGGCTGGACTCAG tttgcgGTGTGGAAGGCTTGTGTGTTACCTGGGCTGGGGCTCCCTGGCTGTGCTGGGCCTCATCGATGCCAGTGAGTGTAACCCCACGTTCGGAGCAG actctGAAGATATCCGCGGCTTCGTGAGTGGAGGATTCGAGCAGCTGCACAACAATGAAGGTCCCTTAACGTCACTG GGTCGTCAGTTCTGCATCTCACACCAGGATTTCCAACGTTTGGTTCTGCCTCACCTCAGTGACCAGGACACTGTTCTCCTTCTCTACACCCACTGCG ACGATGTCGGTGACGTGGTGAAAGTGGCCCGAGCGGTGAGAGCGAGGACGTCCAACCTCCACGCTGTTTATCACCACACTGATggagacactgctgctgctggacaacaa GATGACATCAATAAGCTGTGTTTATCTACACTGAAAATCACTTGGCCGTCATCTGCCTCTGAGAGCTTAGTTCACATG cAGTGGGAGCTGTCCACCAAGCTGGTGCTGAACGCTGTGAGCACCGGAGCTCACATCCTAAAGGGGAAGATTTACCAGAACCACATGATCGACGTGCAGGTCACCAACAGCAAACTGTACCGCAGAGCCACACGTCTACTCCAG AAACTGTCTGGTCGTCCTGAGTCCAGGTGCGAGGAGTTTCTCTTGAGGGCAATCTACCGAGCTGACGAGCTGACAGGTGACATCACATCCTCTGACATCACCGCTCAAACCAACGCAGCCAGAGACAGGACCACG GTTGTCCCCCTGGCTTTGGTCTGCCTGCTGACTGGCTGCTCTGTCTCGGAGGCGGAGGCTCATTTGGAACAACAGCCAATCATAAGGGAGGCAGTGGAGGCGTGTCTCTCATGA